In Syngnathus typhle isolate RoL2023-S1 ecotype Sweden linkage group LG14, RoL_Styp_1.0, whole genome shotgun sequence, one genomic interval encodes:
- the si:ch211-262h13.5 gene encoding fetuin-B, which yields MSQSIFPSLLQLALLFLQMLCVKVEGSALVPSELAPVPCNDKAVEKLSRLALTYVNEDRANGYKFALNRIANVHLHAQGPAGNVYYLDLDVLETKCYIGSPKPWKRCDVRPFMETQISGNCNTTILHTSEGYSYLYSYDCTLVPDPAEKLQQTCPTCPVLLPVDSQQAVLAVQVALASYKSQSTLAAGLGVKRITRAAEQTMPVKARFVEFTLHECPEGVTEKGNCQRSTPASDTETAGFCTASVHGDMHAHPDIQVSCQMFKTQNVDVLRPLQPQGHDLPFQPDIPTLPPSHHPGKEQQRPAHLDPTLLPDPFEPTWLPDPQPAPFEPTLLPDPQPAPFEPTHILPSPSRKPPITFSSSSSESDEDLSSSEELGGIVALRPPLDFHYKRQERKRRQALTQGSPSHKPTFLSDFPSGPSPFRSCPGPARYTTV from the exons ATGTCTCaatccatctttccatcattGCTGCAGTTAGCTCTGCTTTTTCTTCAGATGCTGTGTGTAAAGGTTGAGGGGTCAGCACTGGTTCCCAGTGAACTTGCTCCAGTTCCTTGCAACGACAAGGCTGTGGAGAAGCTGTCTCGTCTGGCTCTCACCTACGTCAACGAGGATCGCGCTAATGGCTATAAGTTTGCCCTAAATCGCATCGCCAATGTCCACCTCCATGCtcag GGCCCAGCAGGTAACGTGTATTACCTTGACCTGGATGTCCTGGAAACCAAGTGTTACATCGGTAGTCCAAAACCATGGAAACGCTGCGACGTTCGACCATTCATGGAAACG CAAATCTCCGGTAACTGCAACACCACCATCCTCCACACATCGGAAGGTTACTCCTACCTGTACAGTTACGACTGCACGCTGGTGCCAG ACCCGGCCGAAAAGCTGCAACAGACATGTCCCACCTGCCCCGTCCTACTTCCCGTTGACAGCCAACAAGCTGTGCTGGCTGTTCAGGTGGCGCTGGCCTCCTATAAGAGTCAGTCCACTCTGGCCGCTGGCCTCGGAGTCAAGCGGATCACCCGAGCTGCCGAGCAA ACAATGCCGGTGAAAGCGCGATTTGTGGAATTTACACTCCACGAGTGTCCGGAGGGAGTGACAGAAAAAGGCAACTGCCAGCGGTCGACTCCTGCTTCAGACACTGAG ACTGCAGGCTTTTGTACAGCATCGGTCCATGGAGACATGCACGCTCATCCAGACATTCAAGTGTCCTGCCAGATGTTCAAAACACAG AACGTGGACGTCCTTCGCCCACTACAGCCACAAGGTCACGACCTCCCCTTCCAGCCTGACATCCCAACGCTACCTCCATCTCATCACCCAGGAAAAGAGCAGCAGCGGCCTGCTCATTTAGACCCCACACTGCTCCCTGATCCATTTGAGCCCACATGGCTCCCTGATCCTCAACCTGCACCATTTGAGCCCACATTGCTCCCTGATCCTCAACCTGCACCATTTGAGCCCACGCACATTCTCCCCAGTCCTTCAAGGAAGCCTCCAATCACCTTCAGCTCATCTTCCAGCGAATCTGACGAAGATCTCTCATCCTCTGAGGAGCTAGGAGGCATTGTGGCTTTACGCCCACCGCTGGACTTTCACTATAAGAGGCAGGAGCGCAAGAGACGGCAGGCCTTGACGCAAGGTTCACCATCCCACAAACCAACGTTCCTGTCTGATTTCCCGAGTGGACCGTCGCCTTTCCGTTCTTGCCCTGGTCCTGCACGATACACCACGGTTTAG